The Solibacillus daqui genome has a segment encoding these proteins:
- a CDS encoding GNAT family N-acetyltransferase, whose product MITELQQQDFHKCLHVLNEQGQLEAKAIAMSVNPGRIFVDKPSAPTTGMIWLGNNDGFILFGDDSNQQFNGALNTFIDEVIIPDAKKVGLNWFEVVGNHEKWNETIEMLFKHRNLGSWNQKVYTLNEQINKRKGELSLPQGYTIRKINEQLYEENTIENKAFLHETIEEFWSSPEQFFNNGIAYGAFWGNEIVSICYSGFVVNNIHCVGIETLADHQGKKLAQILAHHFVQDCFENDMTVYWDCMEGNKPSVAVAEKLGFRNTFNYVGYEFSF is encoded by the coding sequence ATGATTACTGAACTACAGCAGCAAGATTTTCATAAATGTTTGCATGTATTAAATGAGCAAGGACAGCTTGAAGCAAAAGCAATTGCAATGAGTGTTAATCCGGGACGTATTTTTGTAGATAAGCCGAGCGCACCGACAACGGGTATGATTTGGCTCGGCAATAATGATGGATTTATATTATTTGGGGATGACTCAAACCAACAATTTAATGGAGCGTTAAATACATTTATTGATGAGGTAATTATACCTGATGCGAAAAAGGTCGGCTTAAATTGGTTTGAAGTTGTAGGCAATCATGAAAAGTGGAACGAAACGATTGAAATGTTATTCAAGCATCGTAATTTAGGTAGTTGGAATCAAAAGGTTTATACATTGAATGAACAAATTAATAAGCGAAAAGGGGAGCTTTCACTACCACAAGGCTATACCATACGTAAAATTAACGAGCAGCTATATGAGGAAAATACTATTGAAAATAAAGCTTTTTTACATGAAACGATTGAGGAGTTTTGGTCCTCTCCTGAGCAATTTTTCAATAATGGAATCGCATATGGCGCTTTTTGGGGCAATGAAATCGTCAGCATTTGTTACTCTGGTTTCGTCGTTAACAATATTCATTGTGTTGGGATTGAAACATTAGCAGATCATCAAGGGAAGAAGTTGGCTCAAATACTTGCACATCATTTTGTTCAGGATTGCTTTGAAAATGACATGACGGTTTATTGGGATTGTATGGAGGGGAATAAACCGTCCGTAGCGGTCGCTGAGAAATTAGGATTTCGTAACACATTTAATTATGTAGGATATGAGTTTTCATTTTAA